One genomic window of Bacillus mycoides includes the following:
- the alsR gene encoding acetoin biosynthesis transcriptional regulator AlsR codes for MELRHLQYFVVVAEELHFGRAAARLQMTQPPLSQQIQQLEKEMGVMLFSRTKRKVELTEAGEMFLKEVKKAFEQIEKAVEVAQSAQRGEVGSLSIGFVGAAIYDILPSIVREYRKKFPRVSVALHELSTPDQVHALHDNRIDIGFLRPPIPTQLLELEPIQKLSCTLCLPKAHPLAEKDEIHIEDLRDEPFVFITRPVWPALYDTILSLCRDVGFSPHIVQEATEYQTVMGLVAAGIGITVIPVSANKLYKTEVVYKELCDSNFVAEMSVAYKKMNNNPELLEFLKIAREKKRIEIGDEKDE; via the coding sequence ATGGAATTACGGCATTTGCAATATTTTGTTGTAGTGGCAGAGGAATTGCACTTTGGACGAGCGGCTGCTCGTCTACAAATGACACAACCACCGCTTAGTCAACAAATTCAGCAATTAGAAAAAGAAATGGGAGTTATGTTATTTTCAAGAACGAAGAGAAAGGTTGAATTAACAGAAGCGGGAGAAATGTTTTTAAAAGAAGTAAAAAAAGCGTTTGAACAAATTGAAAAAGCAGTAGAAGTCGCACAAAGTGCTCAAAGGGGAGAAGTGGGATCACTTTCAATTGGTTTTGTAGGTGCGGCGATTTATGATATTTTACCGTCAATCGTCAGGGAGTATAGAAAGAAATTTCCAAGAGTGTCTGTTGCATTACATGAATTGTCAACACCGGATCAGGTGCATGCACTTCATGATAATCGAATTGATATTGGATTTTTACGTCCGCCAATTCCAACGCAATTACTTGAGTTAGAACCAATTCAAAAACTTTCGTGTACGTTATGTTTACCGAAGGCACATCCACTTGCTGAAAAGGACGAAATACATATCGAAGATTTAAGGGATGAACCTTTCGTATTTATTACGAGACCAGTATGGCCAGCGTTATACGATACAATTTTATCGCTTTGCCGCGATGTAGGTTTTAGTCCGCATATTGTACAAGAAGCAACGGAGTATCAAACTGTCATGGGGCTTGTAGCAGCAGGTATTGGAATTACAGTAATACCTGTATCCGCAAATAAATTGTATAAAACAGAAGTTGTATATAAAGAGTTATGTGATTCTAATTTTGTTGCAGAAATGTCAGTGGCTTATAAAAAAATGAATAACAATCCAGAGTTGTTAGAGTTTTTGAAAATTGCAAGAGAGAAGAAACGAATAGAAATAGGAGATGAGAAGGACGAGTAG
- a CDS encoding CidA/LrgA family holin-like protein, whose amino-acid sequence MKWWKLSGQILLLFCFAWTGEWISKQAHLPVPGSIIGIFLLLISLKFNIVKKEWIQDGADFLLKELILFFIPSAVAVIRYKDTLSQYGIDLILIIVISTLCVTLVTGLLTELLLKRKGSTQ is encoded by the coding sequence ATGAAATGGTGGAAGTTAAGCGGACAAATTTTATTATTATTTTGTTTCGCTTGGACAGGTGAATGGATTTCAAAACAGGCACACCTCCCAGTTCCAGGAAGTATAATCGGTATTTTTTTATTATTAATCTCATTAAAATTTAACATAGTGAAAAAAGAATGGATACAAGACGGTGCAGACTTTTTATTAAAAGAACTTATTTTATTTTTCATCCCTTCTGCAGTCGCTGTCATTCGTTACAAAGATACATTATCACAATATGGAATCGATCTCATTTTAATTATCGTGATTAGTACACTTTGTGTCACTCTCGTAACAGGACTTTTAACAGAATTGCTATTAAAGCGGAAAGGATCCACACAATGA
- a CDS encoding LrgB family protein encodes MIGFLCLLLTLFTYWVSKKMYQRWNWSLLSPLLVCPIILIALLLGLDTPYETYESGSHWLTELLKPATVAFAWPIYKHFNLLKKHGTAILINVIVGSFLSVITSALLADFFQIDSTIEQSLAPHIVTTPIAMAISEMIGGMSQLTAVFVVLTALTGALLGPTLIRICRIKTALAKGIMLGTSANGTGTSKAFEIGPVEGTIASLSMLLTAGASLVIVPLFLSWIQ; translated from the coding sequence ATGATCGGCTTTCTTTGTTTACTATTAACACTATTCACATATTGGGTATCTAAAAAAATGTATCAACGCTGGAATTGGAGCTTACTTTCTCCCCTTCTTGTATGCCCAATCATTTTAATTGCTTTACTACTCGGATTAGATACACCATACGAAACCTACGAATCTGGTAGTCATTGGCTAACAGAATTATTGAAACCTGCAACGGTTGCTTTCGCATGGCCAATCTATAAACACTTTAATTTATTAAAAAAACATGGAACGGCCATTTTAATTAATGTCATTGTTGGTTCATTTCTATCGGTTATTACTTCCGCACTATTAGCTGATTTTTTTCAAATTGACTCTACAATAGAACAAAGTTTAGCACCGCACATTGTAACAACACCTATTGCAATGGCTATTTCAGAAATGATTGGCGGTATGTCACAATTAACAGCCGTTTTCGTCGTATTAACTGCCTTAACTGGAGCATTACTCGGTCCTACGCTCATACGCATATGCCGTATTAAAACAGCGCTCGCAAAAGGGATAATGCTAGGTACTAGCGCGAATGGAACCGGAACATCAAAAGCATTTGAAATCGGTCCTGTAGAAGGTACAATTGCAAGTTTATCAATGCTTTTAACAGCTGGAGCTAGTTTAGTTATCGTTCCGCTTTTCTTATCTTGGATACAATAA
- a CDS encoding DUF3903 domain-containing protein → MISKYVVECVFCEENRKPRQAIVTVPATSQLLAIQKVRAECKRRFGKTLLLQTEIKEELLFEQKES, encoded by the coding sequence ATGATTTCTAAATATGTTGTGGAGTGTGTCTTTTGTGAAGAGAACCGAAAACCTCGGCAAGCCATTGTCACAGTACCTGCTACTTCTCAGCTACTAGCAATCCAAAAAGTACGGGCTGAATGCAAACGCCGCTTTGGAAAAACTTTATTATTGCAAACAGAAATTAAAGAAGAATTACTCTTTGAACAAAAAGAAAGCTGA
- a CDS encoding BC1881 family protein, giving the protein MKAIPTDVLSKELMEREGVISITVMEFEKIEVAGVVVSGPAVILINQE; this is encoded by the coding sequence GTGAAAGCGATACCGACTGATGTCCTGAGTAAGGAATTGATGGAAAGAGAAGGGGTTATATCTATTACAGTGATGGAATTTGAAAAGATAGAAGTGGCCGGAGTAGTTGTTTCTGGTCCGGCTGTTATTTTGATTAATCAAGAGTAA
- a CDS encoding nuclease-related domain-containing protein, with amino-acid sequence MEYVLIGGILILLAVVFVLFYKNKQLESESQQVEFEKKQAIETYESEIAATITEHKEQQDTLKNMEQKKYNDLQVNTARELENMRMMKNQLAVQHSKERSEMQDKHSNEIHMFQNLIADLREYAKNGAEVNAHETLHYMKRGFVEQGIILEEEFHIIPNVFMIRNKYRDKRDINDNRIHHLILCKTGIYLLETKEWTGTLIHGLTRENAGIYSFMIEEIGKYQHEIEKEETFEFITDGISLTFQVRNEGNPAYKAKILSQTLYNYLEEMQVDIVKGKVKPIVYFENESGKEIIDLSNEELPRFKDREQIVTFFRNEVLTSKVIYTARELQKIRDMIGKMNYVAK; translated from the coding sequence ATGGAGTATGTGCTAATAGGTGGGATTTTAATATTATTAGCTGTAGTGTTTGTACTATTTTATAAAAATAAACAGTTAGAATCAGAGAGTCAGCAAGTAGAGTTTGAAAAGAAACAAGCGATTGAAACGTATGAAAGTGAGATTGCAGCTACGATTACAGAGCATAAAGAACAACAGGATACTTTAAAGAATATGGAACAGAAAAAGTATAATGATTTACAAGTGAATACAGCTAGAGAACTTGAAAATATGCGTATGATGAAAAATCAATTGGCTGTTCAACATAGTAAAGAACGTAGTGAAATGCAAGATAAGCATAGTAATGAAATACATATGTTTCAAAATTTAATTGCGGATTTACGAGAATATGCCAAAAATGGTGCTGAAGTGAATGCACATGAAACATTACATTATATGAAGCGAGGTTTCGTTGAGCAAGGAATAATACTAGAAGAAGAGTTTCATATTATACCGAACGTTTTTATGATACGCAATAAATATAGAGATAAACGTGACATAAACGATAATCGAATCCATCACCTCATCTTATGTAAAACAGGCATTTATCTACTTGAGACGAAAGAATGGACGGGGACATTAATTCATGGTTTAACGAGAGAAAATGCTGGTATATATTCATTTATGATTGAGGAAATTGGTAAGTATCAACATGAAATTGAAAAAGAAGAGACGTTTGAATTTATTACGGATGGAATTTCATTAACTTTCCAAGTAAGAAATGAAGGGAATCCAGCGTATAAAGCGAAAATACTATCTCAAACTTTATATAATTATTTGGAAGAAATGCAAGTAGATATTGTAAAGGGAAAAGTAAAACCGATTGTATATTTTGAAAATGAAAGTGGAAAAGAAATTATTGATCTTTCTAATGAAGAATTGCCGAGATTTAAAGATAGAGAGCAAATTGTAACGTTTTTCAGAAATGAAGTTTTAACAAGTAAAGTAATATATACAGCACGAGAACTACAAAAGATTAGAGATATGATTGGCAAGATGAATTATGTTGCGAAGTGA
- a CDS encoding GH25 family lysozyme: MQNRSSSNITFIDVSHWEGNINWNAVKSSGIPAAYAKATEGVNYIDPTFVQNVQAARNANVLIGAYHFAHPEQNDAISEAKYFVSILQSNQTDLIPVLDLESPTDTSNSSLTGATISNWARSFVNYVKQATGKSVMLYTGVWYINEFGINGLNDMPLWISRYSSTPPADAGGWTEWTAWQYTDSGQISGVGNCDVSAAVSLEALQGNGASGGGNVSTPNNATPVYGVAVINGDNVNLRSGPTLQSSVIRQLNRGESYEVFGEQNGWLCLGTNQWVYNDPSYIQYKHYVAIISGDNVNLRDAPSLNGNVIRQLHHGESYRVWSRQDGWLCLGANQWVYYDSSYIQYGVQ; this comes from the coding sequence ATGCAAAATAGATCCAGTTCAAATATTACGTTTATCGATGTGTCTCATTGGGAAGGAAACATTAATTGGAATGCTGTGAAGTCATCTGGTATTCCAGCGGCGTACGCAAAAGCGACGGAAGGTGTGAACTATATTGACCCCACTTTCGTTCAAAATGTACAAGCTGCGAGAAATGCGAATGTATTAATCGGTGCATATCATTTTGCGCACCCAGAACAAAATGATGCAATTTCAGAAGCGAAATATTTTGTGAGTATATTACAGAGTAATCAGACGGACTTAATTCCTGTTTTAGATTTAGAATCGCCAACGGATACTAGCAATAGTAGTTTAACGGGTGCGACTATATCGAATTGGGCAAGAAGTTTCGTGAATTATGTGAAACAAGCCACTGGGAAAAGTGTAATGTTATATACAGGAGTTTGGTATATTAATGAATTTGGAATTAACGGGTTAAATGACATGCCACTTTGGATTTCCAGATATTCTAGTACACCGCCTGCTGATGCTGGTGGATGGACAGAGTGGACAGCATGGCAGTACACAGATTCTGGGCAAATTTCAGGTGTAGGAAATTGTGATGTATCAGCAGCTGTTTCATTAGAAGCTTTACAAGGAAATGGAGCAAGTGGTGGAGGTAATGTTTCCACGCCTAATAATGCAACTCCAGTATACGGAGTTGCTGTAATTAATGGTGATAATGTAAATTTGCGAAGTGGGCCAACTTTACAATCTAGTGTGATTCGCCAGCTAAATCGTGGTGAATCATATGAAGTTTTTGGGGAACAAAATGGATGGCTTTGCTTAGGGACGAATCAATGGGTATATAATGATCCTAGTTATATTCAGTATAAACATTATGTGGCAATTATTTCTGGTGATAATGTGAATCTACGAGACGCCCCATCATTAAACGGGAATGTTATAAGACAGTTACATCATGGTGAATCATATCGAGTATGGAGTAGGCAAGATGGATGGCTTTGCTTAGGGGCAAATCAATGGGTATACTATGATTCAAGTTATATTCAGTATGGTGTACAATAA
- a CDS encoding ABC transporter ATP-binding protein translates to MAEKKRSDLRRLLSYMRPYKGLLALAFLFLVGATVTEMMGPFLIKQFLDEHLVPRNFEQSALVTLFVVYIIAHLLKVLFTYLDLLYFQNIAFKIVQDMRVEVYDHVQKLSLSFFDRTPIGTLVSRITNDTEAIKDFYVSVLSTFVKNVVFLVGILVAMFLLDVKLALFSLILIPIMFAIMVLYRRKSAAFYLEVRNQLSVLNAKLNESIQGMNIVQVFRQEKRMRKEFEEVNNKHYSAGRRTLKLDALLLRPATDLVHIVAIALVLGLFGIDALKSPVEVGVLYAFVNYIHRFFQPVNEMMMKLSFFQQALVSSSRVFHLMDDKDLAPVQMGSENPRVVNGEIQFKDVTFSYDGKRDVLKNVSFHVKPGQTVAFVGHTGSGKSTIMNLLMRFYNIKSGNIVIDGVGLEKFEEQEIRKKIGLVLQDAFLFAGNVKQNIRMYNEEITDEEIEEAARFVQANTFIEKLSEQYDTEVVERGAAFSSGQRQLIAFARTIATNPKVLVLDEATANIDTETEEAIQTALQQMRKGRTTIAIAHRLSTIQDADQIFVMHEGEIIERGTHQELLSEQGLYYNMYLLQNKGSLQQAL, encoded by the coding sequence ATGGCTGAGAAAAAGCGGAGTGATTTAAGGAGATTGCTTTCTTATATGAGACCATATAAAGGGTTATTAGCATTAGCATTTTTATTTCTAGTTGGTGCAACTGTAACTGAAATGATGGGTCCTTTTTTAATTAAACAATTTCTTGATGAACACTTAGTACCACGTAACTTTGAACAATCAGCACTTGTAACTCTATTTGTAGTGTATATTATTGCTCACTTATTAAAAGTATTATTTACGTATTTAGACTTATTGTACTTTCAAAATATCGCTTTTAAGATTGTTCAAGATATGCGAGTTGAAGTGTATGACCATGTTCAAAAATTGTCATTAAGTTTCTTTGATCGTACGCCGATTGGTACACTTGTATCTCGTATAACGAATGATACGGAAGCGATTAAGGATTTTTATGTTAGTGTACTATCAACATTCGTGAAAAATGTAGTCTTTTTAGTGGGGATTTTAGTAGCGATGTTTTTACTAGATGTAAAATTAGCGCTATTCTCTCTCATATTAATTCCAATTATGTTTGCGATTATGGTGCTGTATCGACGGAAAAGTGCAGCTTTTTATTTAGAGGTACGTAATCAACTGAGTGTATTAAATGCAAAGTTAAATGAGTCCATTCAAGGGATGAATATTGTTCAAGTGTTCCGGCAAGAAAAGCGGATGAGAAAAGAGTTTGAAGAAGTGAACAACAAGCATTATAGTGCTGGACGTCGTACATTGAAATTAGATGCATTACTTTTACGTCCAGCAACAGATCTTGTTCATATTGTAGCAATTGCGTTAGTTCTTGGTTTATTTGGAATTGATGCTTTAAAGAGTCCTGTTGAAGTAGGGGTTTTATATGCTTTCGTTAACTATATTCATCGTTTCTTCCAGCCGGTAAATGAGATGATGATGAAACTATCTTTCTTCCAACAAGCGCTCGTTTCATCATCGCGTGTATTTCATTTAATGGACGATAAAGATTTAGCTCCTGTTCAAATGGGGAGTGAAAATCCACGAGTAGTTAACGGGGAAATTCAGTTTAAAGATGTTACTTTTTCATATGATGGAAAGCGTGACGTTTTAAAAAATGTATCTTTTCACGTAAAGCCAGGGCAAACGGTTGCTTTCGTTGGACACACTGGTAGTGGTAAGAGTACAATTATGAATTTATTAATGAGATTTTACAATATTAAATCAGGTAATATTGTAATAGACGGAGTGGGTTTAGAGAAGTTTGAAGAACAAGAAATTCGAAAGAAAATTGGTCTTGTGCTGCAAGATGCATTTTTATTTGCTGGAAATGTAAAGCAAAACATTCGTATGTATAATGAAGAGATAACGGATGAAGAGATAGAAGAAGCAGCGCGATTTGTGCAAGCGAATACGTTTATTGAAAAATTATCGGAGCAGTATGATACAGAAGTTGTCGAGAGAGGAGCTGCGTTTTCTAGTGGTCAAAGGCAATTAATTGCTTTTGCTAGAACGATAGCAACTAATCCGAAAGTATTAGTGCTAGATGAAGCGACGGCAAATATTGATACAGAAACAGAGGAGGCGATCCAAACGGCATTGCAGCAAATGCGAAAAGGTAGAACAACGATAGCGATTGCACACAGATTGTCTACAATCCAAGATGCGGATCAAATATTTGTTATGCATGAAGGGGAAATCATAGAAAGAGGAACACATCAAGAGTTGCTTAGTGAACAAGGACTTTACTACAATATGTACTTACTACAAAATAAAGGGAGTTTGCAACAGGCCTTGTAG
- a CDS encoding ABC transporter transmembrane domain-containing protein, which produces MKVFFNLAWFFKQEKRAYIIGIIMLFGVALLELVAPRVLGIVVDEINNGTLTSEKLLNWVILLVVVGMTMYILRYLWRIMIFGSSLKLARQLRKNLYEHFTKMSPSFYQSRRTGDLMAHATNDIQAIQQTAGSGVLTLVDSLAVGGCVLVAMGFTISWKLTLLSLIPMPIVAISTNYYGTLLHRRFHKAQQSFSEINDKVQESMSGMKVIRSLGQEKEDLQAFRKKSEDVVHKNMLVARIDSLFDPTISLIVGFSFLIAICYGSLLVVRGELTVGELVTFTTYLGTLVWPMLAFGWLFNIMERGRASYDRVEKILSQTSDVVNKENAIHAIASGDVSFAVDSFSYKKNELLNLKDIYFNLRKGETLGVVGRTGAGKTTLLKCLIREYDHFNGELKVGERDIRDLTLHGVRSAISYVPQDHFLFSASIGENIAFGKADATYKEISRAAEVACIHNDIIQFSEGYDTVVGERGVSLSGGQKQRISIARALLTNAEILILDDCLSAVDAKTEETILTALKRERAEKTTIITAHRLSAIQHANLILVIDEGKVMQRGTHEQLMNENGWYKEMYESQQLEALVEKGGV; this is translated from the coding sequence ATGAAAGTATTTTTTAATTTAGCTTGGTTTTTTAAACAAGAAAAACGAGCGTACATAATTGGAATTATTATGTTATTTGGTGTCGCGCTTCTTGAACTTGTAGCGCCAAGGGTACTAGGAATTGTAGTAGATGAAATTAATAATGGAACATTAACGTCTGAAAAATTGTTGAACTGGGTTATTCTATTAGTAGTTGTAGGAATGACGATGTATATATTACGTTACTTATGGCGTATTATGATTTTTGGATCTTCTTTAAAACTAGCTCGTCAATTGCGAAAGAATTTATATGAACATTTTACAAAGATGAGCCCATCCTTTTATCAATCACGTCGTACGGGCGATTTGATGGCACATGCGACAAATGATATTCAGGCGATTCAGCAAACTGCTGGGTCAGGTGTGTTAACACTCGTTGATTCATTAGCTGTTGGAGGATGTGTACTCGTAGCGATGGGGTTTACAATTAGCTGGAAGTTAACGTTATTAAGTTTAATTCCGATGCCAATTGTAGCTATTTCTACAAATTATTATGGAACTTTATTGCATAGAAGATTTCATAAAGCGCAGCAATCGTTTTCTGAAATCAATGATAAAGTACAAGAAAGTATGAGTGGGATGAAGGTAATTCGCTCACTTGGACAAGAGAAAGAGGATTTACAAGCGTTTCGGAAAAAATCGGAAGATGTCGTACATAAAAATATGTTAGTTGCACGTATTGACTCGTTATTCGATCCAACGATTTCCTTAATTGTCGGATTTTCATTTTTAATCGCAATTTGTTACGGATCATTATTAGTCGTACGGGGTGAATTAACTGTAGGGGAATTGGTAACATTTACAACATACTTAGGGACTCTTGTATGGCCAATGTTAGCTTTTGGATGGCTATTTAATATTATGGAGCGTGGACGTGCTTCGTATGATCGTGTGGAGAAAATACTTTCACAAACTTCGGATGTAGTGAATAAGGAAAATGCTATACATGCTATAGCAAGTGGTGATGTCTCGTTTGCTGTTGATTCGTTTTCTTATAAAAAGAATGAACTATTAAACTTAAAAGATATTTACTTTAATTTAAGAAAAGGTGAAACGTTAGGAGTTGTCGGGCGTACCGGCGCAGGGAAGACGACGTTATTAAAATGTTTAATTCGCGAGTATGACCACTTTAATGGTGAATTAAAAGTTGGTGAGCGGGATATTCGAGATTTAACACTTCACGGTGTACGCTCTGCAATTTCATACGTACCGCAAGATCATTTTTTATTTTCAGCGAGTATTGGGGAGAACATTGCTTTTGGAAAGGCCGATGCTACATATAAAGAAATTAGCAGGGCTGCTGAGGTTGCTTGTATTCATAATGATATTATTCAATTTTCGGAAGGATATGACACGGTAGTAGGTGAAAGAGGGGTTTCGCTATCAGGAGGCCAAAAACAGCGGATTTCAATTGCACGTGCGTTATTAACGAATGCTGAAATTTTAATTTTAGATGATTGTTTATCAGCTGTAGATGCAAAAACAGAAGAAACTATATTAACTGCATTGAAACGAGAAAGAGCAGAAAAAACGACGATTATTACTGCGCACCGTTTAAGTGCGATTCAGCATGCAAATCTTATTCTTGTTATTGATGAAGGTAAGGTTATGCAGCGAGGAACACATGAACAACTAATGAACGAAAATGGTTGGTATAAAGAAATGTATGAAAGCCAGCAGTTAGAGGCGTTGGTAGAGAAAGGAGGCGTATGA
- a CDS encoding YneF family protein: protein MPMWLGILVGVVALVAGVALGFFIARKYMMNYLQKNPPINEQMLKMMMMQMGQKPSQKKINQMMSAMNKQQTK, encoded by the coding sequence ATGCCAATGTGGTTAGGTATTCTAGTGGGCGTAGTAGCACTAGTAGCAGGCGTGGCGTTAGGATTTTTCATTGCCCGCAAATATATGATGAATTACTTACAAAAAAATCCACCAATTAACGAACAAATGTTAAAAATGATGATGATGCAAATGGGACAAAAACCTTCCCAAAAGAAAATCAATCAAATGATGAGCGCGATGAATAAGCAACAAACAAAATAA
- the sirA gene encoding sporulation inhibitor of replication protein SirA — MKTYELYLIQEDIAKAYFGREYLFFDLFARFSESGSLSEKKVLYKQMTYITMPLQVMKLHHKLEQALHVLGKYERTHHTHTLYTGAEYGEIMVKPQYIRMNTSGNVSMETTFFEVLRKCELTFLAMDYENKKYGWLNPLKQVRTYV; from the coding sequence ATGAAAACGTATGAATTGTATTTAATTCAAGAGGATATTGCGAAAGCTTACTTTGGTCGTGAATATTTGTTTTTTGATTTATTTGCTCGATTTTCAGAATCTGGGTCCCTTTCGGAGAAGAAAGTATTATATAAACAAATGACGTATATTACGATGCCATTACAAGTAATGAAACTTCATCATAAATTAGAACAAGCTTTGCATGTTCTTGGCAAATATGAAAGAACACATCATACTCATACGCTCTATACAGGAGCCGAATATGGCGAAATAATGGTGAAACCACAATATATTCGAATGAATACTTCTGGAAATGTATCCATGGAAACAACTTTCTTTGAGGTGCTTAGAAAGTGTGAGTTAACATTTTTAGCGATGGATTATGAAAATAAAAAGTACGGATGGTTAAATCCTCTCAAACAAGTACGAACATATGTGTAA
- the tkt gene encoding transketolase → MSHSIEQLSINTIRTLSIDAIEKANSGHPGMPMGAAPMAYTLWTQFMKHNPNNPTWFNRDRFVLSAGHGSMLLYSLLHLSGYDLTMDDLKNFRQWGSKTPGHPEYGHTAGVDATTGPLGQGIATAVGMAMAERHLAAKYNRDAYNVVDHHTYAICGDGDLMEGVSAEASSLAAHLQLGRLVVLYDSNDISLDGDLNRSFSESVEDRYKAYGWQVIRVEDGNDIEAIAKAIEEAKADEKRPTLIEVRTTIGFGSPNKSGKSASHGSPLGVDETKLTKEAYAWTAEQDFHVAEEVYDNFRKTVQDAGETAQAAWNTMLGEYAQAYPELANELQAAMNGLLPEGWEQSLPTYELGSKAATRNSSGAVINAIAESVPSFFGGSADLAGSNKTYMNNEKDFTRADYSGKNIWYGVREFAMGAAMNGIALHGGLKTYGGTFFVFSDYLRPAIRLAALMQLPVTYVFTHDSIAVGEDGPTHEPVEQLAALRAMPNVSVIRPADGNESVAAWRLALESTKTPTALVLTRQDLPTLEGAKDDTYEKVAKGAYVVSASKKETADVILLATGSEVSLAIEAQKALAADGVDAAVVSMPSMDRFEAQTAEYKESVLPKAVTKRFAIEMGATFGWHRYVGLDGDVLGIDTFGASAPGEKIMEEYGFTVENVVRKVKEML, encoded by the coding sequence ATGTCACATTCAATCGAACAACTTTCTATCAACACGATTCGCACATTATCCATTGATGCGATTGAAAAAGCAAACTCTGGTCACCCAGGAATGCCAATGGGTGCAGCACCAATGGCTTATACATTATGGACTCAATTTATGAAACACAATCCAAATAACCCAACGTGGTTTAACCGCGATCGTTTCGTATTATCTGCAGGTCATGGTTCAATGTTACTATACAGCCTACTTCATCTATCTGGTTATGACTTAACAATGGATGACTTAAAGAACTTCCGTCAATGGGGAAGCAAAACTCCAGGACATCCTGAGTATGGTCACACAGCGGGTGTAGACGCAACAACTGGTCCACTTGGACAAGGTATTGCAACAGCTGTTGGTATGGCGATGGCTGAAAGACATTTAGCAGCAAAGTATAACCGTGATGCGTACAATGTAGTAGATCATCATACATACGCTATTTGTGGTGATGGCGATTTAATGGAAGGCGTTTCTGCTGAAGCATCTTCATTAGCTGCTCATTTACAATTAGGTCGTCTTGTTGTGCTTTACGATTCAAACGATATTTCATTAGATGGCGATTTAAATCGCTCATTCTCTGAAAGTGTAGAAGATCGTTACAAAGCATACGGCTGGCAAGTAATCCGTGTTGAGGATGGAAACGATATTGAAGCAATTGCAAAAGCAATTGAAGAAGCGAAAGCTGACGAAAAACGCCCAACGCTAATTGAAGTAAGAACGACAATTGGTTTCGGTTCTCCAAACAAATCAGGAAAATCAGCTTCACACGGTTCTCCACTTGGTGTAGACGAAACAAAATTAACGAAAGAAGCATATGCTTGGACTGCTGAACAAGATTTCCATGTAGCAGAAGAAGTATATGACAACTTCCGTAAAACGGTACAAGATGCTGGTGAGACTGCACAAGCTGCATGGAACACGATGCTCGGTGAATATGCACAAGCATATCCAGAATTAGCAAACGAGCTGCAAGCAGCAATGAATGGTCTTCTTCCAGAAGGTTGGGAACAAAGCTTACCAACTTATGAATTAGGATCAAAAGCAGCAACACGTAATTCTTCAGGTGCTGTAATTAATGCTATTGCAGAGTCTGTACCATCATTCTTTGGTGGATCAGCTGACCTTGCTGGTTCTAACAAAACATACATGAATAACGAAAAAGACTTCACAAGAGCTGATTACAGCGGTAAAAACATTTGGTACGGTGTTCGTGAGTTTGCGATGGGTGCAGCAATGAATGGTATTGCACTACATGGCGGTTTGAAAACTTACGGTGGTACGTTCTTCGTATTCTCTGACTACTTACGTCCAGCAATTCGTCTTGCAGCATTAATGCAATTGCCTGTAACGTATGTATTCACACACGACAGTATCGCTGTTGGTGAAGATGGTCCAACGCATGAGCCGGTTGAACAATTAGCAGCACTTCGTGCAATGCCAAACGTTTCTGTTATTCGTCCAGCTGACGGTAACGAATCTGTTGCAGCTTGGAGATTAGCTTTAGAATCTACAAAAACACCAACTGCATTAGTGTTAACTCGTCAAGATCTTCCGACATTAGAAGGTGCAAAAGACGATACTTATGAAAAAGTAGCAAAAGGTGCATATGTAGTTTCTGCAAGCAAGAAAGAAACGGCTGATGTAATCCTACTTGCAACTGGATCTGAAGTAAGCTTAGCAATCGAAGCGCAAAAAGCTTTAGCAGCAGACGGCGTTGATGCAGCTGTTGTTAGCATGCCATCTATGGATCGCTTTGAAGCTCAAACTGCTGAGTACAAAGAATCTGTACTACCAAAAGCAGTAACGAAACGTTTCGCAATTGAAATGGGTGCTACATTCGGATGGCACCGTTACGTAGGTCTTGATGGAGATGTACTAGGTATCGACACATTCGGTGCTTCTGCTCCTGGTGAGAAGATTATGGAAGAGTATGGATTTACTGTAGAGAACGTTGTTCGCAAAGTAAAAGAAATGCTTTAA